A window of Halopelagius inordinatus genomic DNA:
CGTCGATGGGGAGGGAGGCGAGTTCGTCCGTCCGCGCCTCCCGGAGTTCGCGGTACCGAAACGCGAGTTCGCGAACCGCCTCGACTTCCTCGGGCGGTTCGTGGTCGTCGTACTTCTCGGCGTAGTACAACTGCCGCGGACAGTACGCCGCGCGGGCGAGATGCGAGAACGGAATCGACTCGGGTGGCACGCCGGGTGTGGGCGCGGTATGGGATATGAAGGTACGGGCGGTCGCTCGTGGGACTCGACGGGTGAACACGGCATCGGGACCGGTGTCGCTGACGACGCCGAAGAGCGAGAGATTCGCCGCGGTATCGACAGACTGCCGTTCGTCCCGATGGACGCCGACATATCGAAGCGGACCGGACGACTGCTCGGTGAGTCCGGAGGCGCACGACGGAAGAGAGACGCCGCAATCGCCGCGACCGCCGAATTCGAGGACGAACCCGTTCTGACGCGTAACGTCGACGACTTCGAGCAGTTCGGCGTTTCGGTCGAAACGTACTGAGAGACGCCTCACTCGCCGAGTCTCGGAAAATCATGGGACCGCCCGGATTGTGAACCGTGCCGAGACCTCACTTCGTTCGGTCTCGTCGGGTTCAAATCCGCGATGCCCCCACACACCGCGAACTCGCGGGCCTCGCACGCGCTACGCGGTGCTCGGCGGGGAAGTGCGCGTAGAAGTGGGACCGCCCGGATTGTGAACCTCACTCGCTCACTAACGTTCGCTCGCTGGTTCAAACCGGCCGCTGTTCATTTCTGGCTCCTCACGTGCGTTCGTCGCACAGAAATGGGACCGCCCGGATTGTGAACCGTGCCGAGACCTCACTCCGTTCGGTCTCGTCGGGTTCAAATCACGGGGTAGACCCACGCAGTACCGAGACGCGTCGCTCGGACACGAAGGTCCTCGCTGGGTCTCGGAAAATCATGGGACCGCCCGGATTTGAACCGGGGTCACGGGCACCCAAGGCCCGAAGTATACCAGGCTAACCCACGGTCCCGCGTACTGTTCTCTGTCTGTCCGCGTGTAAAGCGTTTCGTTCGTCCGAACCGGACGAGAGGAAGTGTCACAGCCCCCAGATGGCGGCGATACCCACCGTCGTCACGACGGCGAAGATGAGTTGTAAGGGGCCGCCGACGCGGAGGTAGTCGGTGAACTTGTAGCCGCCGGGACCGTAGACGAACAGGTTGGTCTGGTAGCCGACGGGCGTCATGAACGCCGTCGAGGCGGCGAACGTCACCGCGAGGATGAACGCAAACGCGTTCGACCCGAGCGTCTGTGCCGTCTCCACGGCGACGGGAATCATGAGGACGACGCTCGCGTTGTTCGAGACGAGGTTCGTCAACAGGGCGGTGACGACGTAGAACACCGCGAGGACGCCCACCATCGGAAGCACGTCGCCGGTCCGAACGACGAACTCGGCGAGAAGTCCCGCCGCGCCCGACGTCTCCATCGCGATGCCGAGGGGGATGACGCCCGCGAGTAAGAAGACGATGTCCCACTGCACCGCGTCGTACAGTTCCGTGGGGCGGAGACACCGCGTCGCGACCATCGCCAACGCGCCCGCGAGCGCCGAGACGACGATGGGGAGGATATCGAGTGCGGCGACGGCGACG
This region includes:
- a CDS encoding PIN domain-containing protein yields the protein MGYEGTGGRSWDSTGEHGIGTGVADDAEEREIRRGIDRLPFVPMDADISKRTGRLLGESGGARRKRDAAIAATAEFEDEPVLTRNVDDFEQFGVSVETY